A genomic segment from Stegostoma tigrinum isolate sSteTig4 chromosome 1, sSteTig4.hap1, whole genome shotgun sequence encodes:
- the lcorl gene encoding uncharacterized protein lcorl isoform X6, whose amino-acid sequence MRFKKETDAGVVSNSAEKTGYINHEALNEILSTLCPNHRKLLTTMLKCLIQERDSSNVQYRDQRITQFKSSSSDFNENKISEGLYNCNRFQWCENCTLQTVEKVPFPWVSCCLRNLRCLSCKKGTHGCLTIISNGVCKQCNRSNIYQICTGSYKHLSGCTNAEESTIQACSEPPDEETCSIETPKSSAFPGNVTDYSKPRSPSPPPLSPVRTDEFEIDEMSKTASAFNADSIELAITHPPSLSPEEEKDYDPVVSGQTHKSKFAEKFEEGIDGFVAVGEISRSSDSENDLEKGENSASFQEVMERINEKLKTIETTDDGQILADLFNNDSYQGSNGSFKLREIAATLLHKAKVSDYSLMELLRQHEENRIIQTRFRKRQETLIALHNSPDSPLSRRQTVQIKRDLANLDQLFSSKKSASEKFGKRLARSSTRDACSLAREYSPISEDFQSVNNLNKYCGGFHDQCKTEFKSLSEEHVSGGSRDVTECINSPESSDLDLFNILEVTEMDVETPSDSTDNLVVDPGYKDVPVVLQNSEKIDCMSNIGRAKRNILPPERFSIYITEPRKMFYAACFSENPQRKPVKAKKPDLGYEGSASEMSNTDSPMKQELLNGQDNIIVYEVTESLEVSTSSQSELIKGKNSISNENRGNKPNIPEVVPNELVDQCNNKIQKTTTVLSTDPVEAVCSMECNGPAQSDICINFCTKDYSKFVDKHGILENAVNHLLSGSPESGAANMLESNSLLGSDYLSVISPLQQKDSAEEFVGKPDGLQRAACECSVFENTNSTNKTGQNCPSSYNSPIKLMFLSKISSEKGIKYTLKSVNSSKIDTTSCISNLDLDVLLKTPEESNSFTAESSNTPEYFPNPCPKSGDTVEYFPNSVAESSHAAECLQSCSESSPACEEVNCNVEMETCSYNSSAFRSNSFTRKAAVEITDQIIELAATPKEIDESILKRKPGRPKKLGPPVEKQIKRPKGRPPKPKIELPEPVECTAEAPDTGKVSTLRLSSTDDSRNIRITVVYGRSRRFRRFVSKNDKIVINATKSDLNQTSEKQIEEMVQGSAEEFFGKPPSSASVTQGENRFDLVRPIKDKTVLLHSSGNAICPNSKPTALKTSNSGQRKPGRPAKVKISGISVTVDAVSPQERKVSINSVLPPLVQEYSPSNKLSVDASNEDGESSAIIQNDCGISSKDSLGDKKAKSVLPLRHSVRLKKPSLHFLHSFASSSSFSQSNALVHKSRKVLLNKPGNELAKNRNLDITIVSENITSNLPSVNKKEETTNEVAEFGCSSELSADPIFVSSASLKWWHTSISKQTLQEELDKQFELVNHGWLPVDPAELNNSDKRKYPGHLDRVTKSVVIVGDDKHVQVSPVQMLFQKNCNMDKICAWFMQTTETHSLSIVRKENARDPIEVLNANGVLTAGSQVNTCSNPQAEHLKKHLKKFALESPVKPRTHFPPSSRMSNLKVCKDRRKLLRLCCKPQHSSHKELSQHRRVQYEQWKSVWKCVSGNPQYQNLKPSTMKTAVSKNSKKTELEINSFPPEGEPVLMASRKENESKDKLKPVNSVDVGLSDCATVQNLNSTNYPKCKRTEKFESLAEDSEQESVLEGQHKTTFQNANWKLGNFKECRVFLRKINSLEQSHFRNYDAWQQSKNRLSDTKGTSNLQRYTEEHNDSCGEVNAFETQSSHSTGPTLYELKGKRKHKERTSNETGLSSLPSKKVQHFPSKWSMPCHIDSDHFPSLSSNSNPVKENKSQKENAEIVKSNAGKRKRCQDVSTTAATVKRLRRSSVEQRLPYNQLQFQIGNSS is encoded by the exons ttttaAGAAGGAAACTGATGCAGGAGTGGTGTCCAACTCAGCTGAGAAAACTGGCTACATAAATCATGAAGCATTAAATGAAATTTTATCTACTTTATGCCCTAATCATCGGAAACTTCTGACTACAATGCTTAAGTGTCTAATCCAAGAGAGAGACTCTTCCAATGTGCAATACAGAGATCAAAGAATTACACAATTTAAAAGTTCCTCATCTGActtcaatgaaaataaaatatctGAGGGATTATATAACTGTAATAGATTCCAATGGTGTGAAAATTGCACCTTGCAAACTGTAGAGAAAGTTCCTTTTCCATGGGTTTCTTGCTGCTTAAGAAACCTACGTTGTTTATCATGCAAAAAAGGAACTCATGGCTGTCTCACCATAATAAGTAATGGAGTTTGCAAACAGTGTAACAGAAGCAATATCTACCAAATTTGTACTGGGTCTTATAAACATTTGTCTGGATGCACTAATGCTGAAGAAAGTACCATTCAAGCTTGCAGTGAACCTCCAGATGAAGAAACttgcagcatagaaacaccaaAATCTTCAGCCTTCCCAGGTAATGTCACAGATTATAGTAAACCACGAAGTCCATCCCCTCCACCTTTATCACCAGTAAGAACTGATGAATTTGAAATTGATGAAATGAGCAAAACTGCTTCAGCTTTCAATGCTGATAGTATTGAGCTTGCCATTActcaccctccctctctttcaccAGAAGAGGAAAAGGATTATGACCCAGTAGTCTCAGGCCAAACACACAAGTCAAAATTTGCAGAAAAATTCGAGGAAGGAATAGATGGGTTTGTGGCAGTTGGTGAAATTAGTAGATCATCAGATTCTGAGAATGATCTGGAAAAAGGTGAAAATTCTGCTTCTTTTCAGGAGGTAATGGAACGAATAAATGAAAAGTTGAAAACAATAGAAACAACAGATGATGGCCAAATTTTGGCTGATCTCTTCAACAATGATTCTTACCAAGGCAGTAATGGTAGTTTTAAGTTGAGAGAAATTGCAGCCACTTTGCTACACAAAGCAAAGGTCAGCGATTATAGCCTAATGGAGTTACTTAGGCAGCATGAGGAAAACCGAATAATTCAAACACGTTTTCGGAAACGTCAAGAAACATTAATTGCTCTGCACAACTCTCCAGATTCTCCATTGTCTCGACGTCAAACAGTGCAAATAAAGAGGGACCTTGCAAATCTTGACCAGCTTTTTTCAAGTAAGAAATCGGCATCTGAAAAATTTGGAAAGCGGCTAGCAAGGAGCAGCACTAGAGATGCGTGCTCACTAGCCAGAGAATATTCACCCATCAGTGAAGATTTCCAAAGTGTGAACAACTTAAATAAATATTGTGGTGGTTTCCATGATCAGTGCAAAACTGAATTCAAGAGTTTATCTGAAGAGCATGTATCGGGTGGATCAAGAGATGTGACAGAATGCATAAATTCACCAGAGAGTTCAGACTTGGATCTGTTCAACATTCTTGAGGTAACTGAAATGGATGTCGAAACTCCCAGTGATAGCACTGATAACTTGGTAGTCGATCCTGGTTATAAAGATGTGCCTGTGGTCTTGCAAAATTCTGAGAAGATAGATTGTATGTCAAATATTGGCAGGGCCAAACGAAATATTCTGCCACCAGAAAGGTTTTCTATATACATTACTGAGCCTAGAAAAATGTTTTATGCTGCTTGTTTTTCAGAAAATCCCCAGCGTAAACCTGTTAAGGCAAAAAAACCTGATCTGGGCTATGAGGGTAGTGCTAGTGAAATGTCTAACACTGACAGCCCCATGAAGCAAGAGCTACTCAATGGACAGGACAATATAATTGTATATGAAGTGACTGAAAGCTTAGAAGTATCCACTTCTAGTCAGTCTGAACTTATAAAGGGCAAAAATAGCATAAGCAATGAAAATCGTGGAAATAAGCCTAATATACCTGAGGTGGTACCAAATGAACTTGTGGATCAATGTAACAATAAAATACAAAAGACAACTACAGTGTTGAGCACTGACCCAGTGGAAGCAGTTTGTTCCATGGAATGTAATGGCCCTGCACAATCTGATATTTGTATTAATTTTTGCACTAAGGATTACTCAAAATTTGTCGATAAGCATGGAATTTTGGAGAATGCAGTAAACCATTTACTGTCCGGTTCACCTGAATCCGGAGCTGCAAATATGCTTGAGTCTAATTCACTTTTAGGCAGTGACTACCTGAGTGTAATTTCCCCATTGCAGCAAAAAGACTCTGCCGAGGAATTTGTTGGCAAGCCTGATGGTCTACAACGTGCAGCTTGTGAATGCTCAGTTTTTGAGAATACTAATTCTACAAATAAAACAGGTCAGAATTGTCCAAGTAGCTACAACAGCCCCATAAAACTAATGTTTCTGTCTAAAATAAGTAGTGAAAAAGGAATTAAATATACGCTGAAGTCTGTAAACTCTTCTAAGATTGACACAACCAGCTGTATTTCAAACCTTGATCTTGATGTTCTTCTTAAAACACCAGAGGAAAGTAATTCATTCACCGCTGAAAGTAGTAACACGCCAGAATATTTCCCAAACCCATGTCCTAAAAGTGGTGATACAGTGGAATATTTCCCAAATTCAGTAGCTGAAAGTAGTCATGCAGCAGAATGTTTGCAGAGTTGTTCAGAAAGTTCACCTGCCTGTGAGGAAGTTAATTGTAATGTTGAAATGGAAACCTGTAGTTATAATAGTTCTGCATTTCGTTCCAACAGTTTTACAAGAAAAGCTGCAGTTGAAATTACCGATCAAATAATAGAATTGGCAGCAACTCCAAAGGAAATAGACGAATCTATTCTAAAACGCAAGCCTGGTCGTCCCAAAAAACTAGGCCCACCTGTGGAAAAACAGATTAAAAGGCCAAAGGGCAGACCACCTAAACCTAAAATAGAACTGCCTGAACCTGTTGAATGCACAGCTGAAGCTCCAGATACTGGAAAAGTCAGTACATTACGTTTATCTTCCACAGATGATAGCCGCAATATTAGAATTACAGTTGTCTATGGAAGATCGAGACGGTTCAGAAGGTTTGTGTCCAAGAATGATAAAATTGTCATTAATGCTACTAAGAGTGATTTAAATCAAACTTCTGAGAAACAAATAGAAGAAATGGTGCAGGGGTCTGCAGAGGAATTTTTTGGTAAGCCTCCTAGTTCTGCATCTGTGACCCAAGGTGAAAATCGATTTGATTTAGTGAGACCCATTAAAGATAAAACTGTTTTGCTTCACAGCAGTGGCAATGCTATTTGTCCAAATAGTAAGCCGACTGCTCTTAAAACTTCTAACAGTGGACAGCGAAAGCCTGGGCGCCCTGcaaaagttaaaatttcaggtatATCAGTAACTGTTGATGCAGTATCACCTCAGGAAAGAAAAGTCAGTATTAATAGTGTATTACCTCCATTGGTCCAAGAGTATTCACCGTCAAATAAATTGTCTGTAGATGCATCAAACGAAGATGGTGAATCATCTGCAATAATACAAAATGATTGTGGAATAAGCTCAAAGGATAGTCTTGGTGACAAGAAAGCAAAATCTGTCCTACCCTTGAGACATTCTGTTAGACTCAAAAAACCATCTCTACACTTCCTGCATTCTTTCGCAAGCTCCAGTTCATTTTCTCAAAGTAATGCTTTGGTACACAAATCTCGGAAAGTGCTTTTAAACAAACCAGGGAATGAACTtgctaaaaacagaaatttggaTATTACTATTGTATCTGAAAACATCACCTCAAATCTTCCATCAGTGAATAAGAAAGAGGAAACCACAAATGAAGTAGCTGAATTTGGCTGTAGTTCGGAACTATCAGCAGATCCCATTTTTGTGTCAAGCGCTTCACTGAAATGGTGGCACACCTCCATTTCAAAACAAACTTTGCAGGAAGAACTTGACAAACAATTTGAACTGGTCAACCATGGTTGGCTGCCTGTTGATCCTGCAGAATTGAATAATTCTGACAAAAGAAAATACCCAGGTCACTTAGATAGAGTAACTAAATCTGTGGTGATTGTGGGTGACGATAAGCATGTTCAAGTTTCTCCAGTCCAAATGTTGTTTCAGAAAAATTGTAATATGGATAAAATTTGTGCATGGTTCATGCAAACAACAGAAACTCATTCATTATCTATTGTAAGAAAAGAGAATGCACGTGATCCTATTGAAGTTCTGAATGCTAATGGAGTTTTAACAGCAGGAAGTCAAGTTAATACTTGTTCGAATCCTCAAGCGGAGCATTTAAAAAAGCACCTTAAAAAATTTGCACTAGAATCTCCTGTAAAACCAAGAACGCACTTCCCTCCTTCAAGCAGAATGTCCAATTTAAAAGTCTGTAAAGACAGAAGGAAGCTTTTACGACTTTGCTGTAAACCACAACATTCAAGCCACAAAGAATTGTCACAGCATCGTAGAGTTCAGTATGAACAGTGGAAATCTGTTTGGAAATGTGTAAGTGGAAATCCACAGTACCAAAATCTTAAGCCAAGCACCATGAAAACAGCAGTCAGCAAAAACAGTAAGAAAACTGAGCTTGAAATTAATAGCTTTCCACCTGAAGGAGAGCCAGTATTAATGGCCAGTCGAAAGGAAAATGAAAGCAAAGATAAACTTAAACCTGTAAATAGCGTAGATGTTGGTTTATCTGACTGTGCCACCGTACAGAACTTAAATTCAACAAACTACCCCAAATGCAAAAGAACTGAAAAATTTGAATCCTTAGCAGAAGATTCAGAACAAGAGTCAGTTCTGGAGGGGCAACACAAAAccactttccaaaatgcaaactgGAAACTGGGCAATTTTAAAGAGTGTAGGGTATTTCTAAGAAAGATAAACTCTCTGGAACAGAGCCATTTTAGAAATTATGATGCCTGGCAGCAGTccaaaaatagattatctgatACTAAAGGCACAAGTAACCTTCAGAGGTACACTGAAGAACATAATGATTCTTGTGGTGAAGTTAATGCATTTGAAACACAAAGCTCACACTCTACAGGTCCTACTTTATATGAACTGAAAGGGAAGAGAAAGCACAAAGAAAGGACAAGTAATGAGACTGGATTAAGCAGTTTGCCATCTAAAAAAGTTCAGCACTTTCCCAGCAAATGGTCAATGCCCTGCCACATTGACAGCGATCACTTTCCTTCATTGAGTAGCAACAGTAACCCagtcaaagaaaataaatcacaaaagGAAAATGCAGAAATAGTGAAGAGTAATGCAGGGAAAAGGAAAAGATGCCAAGATGTGAGTACAactgcagcaacagtgaagaggCTGAGACGATCATCTGTTGAACAAAGACTACCATATAATCAATTACAGTTTCAAATAG GAAACTCGAGTTGA
- the lcorl gene encoding uncharacterized protein lcorl isoform X4: MKRMIRQFAIEYISRSNYAREAQPGSTDESILVSNDPPAKQTQNFLEEQDRPLDLTVNKSHEKNFQQVDGVLDLSTKKNSINSTVSTGSSPASTTIKLSGFKKETDAGVVSNSAEKTGYINHEALNEILSTLCPNHRKLLTTMLKCLIQERDSSNVQYRDQRITQFKSSSSDFNENKISEGLYNCNRFQWCENCTLQTVEKVPFPWVSCCLRNLRCLSCKKGTHGCLTIISNGVCKQCNRSNIYQICTGSYKHLSGCTNAEESTIQACSEPPDEETCSIETPKSSAFPGNVTDYSKPRSPSPPPLSPVRTDEFEIDEMSKTASAFNADSIELAITHPPSLSPEEEKDYDPVVSGQTHKSKFAEKFEEGIDGFVAVGEISRSSDSENDLEKGENSASFQEVMERINEKLKTIETTDDGQILADLFNNDSYQGSNGSFKLREIAATLLHKAKVSDYSLMELLRQHEENRIIQTRFRKRQETLIALHNSPDSPLSRRQTVQIKRDLANLDQLFSSKKSASEKFGKRLARSSTRDACSLAREYSPISEDFQSVNNLNKYCGGFHDQCKTEFKSLSEEHVSGGSRDVTECINSPESSDLDLFNILEVTEMDVETPSDSTDNLVVDPGYKDVPVVLQNSEKIDCMSNIGRAKRNILPPERFSIYITEPRKMFYAACFSENPQRKPVKAKKPDLGYEGSASEMSNTDSPMKQELLNGQDNIIVYEVTESLEVSTSSQSELIKGKNSISNENRGNKPNIPEVVPNELVDQCNNKIQKTTTVLSTDPVEAVCSMECNGPAQSDICINFCTKDYSKFVDKHGILENAVNHLLSGSPESGAANMLESNSLLGSDYLSVISPLQQKDSAEEFVGKPDGLQRAACECSVFENTNSTNKTGQNCPSSYNSPIKLMFLSKISSEKGIKYTLKSVNSSKIDTTSCISNLDLDVLLKTPEESNSFTAESSNTPEYFPNPCPKSGDTVEYFPNSVAESSHAAECLQSCSESSPACEEVNCNVEMETCSYNSSAFRSNSFTRKAAVEITDQIIELAATPKEIDESILKRKPGRPKKLGPPVEKQIKRPKGRPPKPKIELPEPVECTAEAPDTGKVSTLRLSSTDDSRNIRITVVYGRSRRFRRFVSKNDKIVINATKSDLNQTSEKQIEEMVQGSAEEFFGKPPSSASVTQGENRFDLVRPIKDKTVLLHSSGNAICPNSKPTALKTSNSGQRKPGRPAKVKISGISVTVDAVSPQERKVSINSVLPPLVQEYSPSNKLSVDASNEDGESSAIIQNDCGISSKDSLGDKKAKSVLPLRHSVRLKKPSLHFLHSFASSSSFSQSNALVHKSRKVLLNKPGNELAKNRNLDITIVSENITSNLPSVNKKEETTNEVAEFGCSSELSADPIFVSSASLKWWHTSISKQTLQEELDKQFELVNHGWLPVDPAELNNSDKRKYPGHLDRVTKSVVIVGDDKHVQVSPVQMLFQKNCNMDKICAWFMQTTETHSLSIVRKENARDPIEVLNANGVLTAGSQVNTCSNPQAEHLKKHLKKFALESPVKPRTHFPPSSRMSNLKVCKDRRKLLRLCCKPQHSSHKELSQHRRVQYEQWKSVWKCVSGNPQYQNLKPSTMKTAVSKNSKKTELEINSFPPEGEPVLMASRKENESKDKLKPVNSVDVGLSDCATVQNLNSTNYPKCKRTEKFESLAEDSEQESVLEGQHKTTFQNANWKLGNFKECRVFLRKINSLEQSHFRNYDAWQQSKNRLSDTKGTSNLQRYTEEHNDSCGEVNAFETQSSHSTGPTLYELKGKRKHKERTSNETGLSSLPSKKVQHFPSKWSMPCHIDSDHFPSLSSNSNPVKENKSQKENAEIVKSNAGKRKRCQDVSTTAATVKRLRRSSVEQRLPYNQLQFQIGNSS, encoded by the exons ttttaAGAAGGAAACTGATGCAGGAGTGGTGTCCAACTCAGCTGAGAAAACTGGCTACATAAATCATGAAGCATTAAATGAAATTTTATCTACTTTATGCCCTAATCATCGGAAACTTCTGACTACAATGCTTAAGTGTCTAATCCAAGAGAGAGACTCTTCCAATGTGCAATACAGAGATCAAAGAATTACACAATTTAAAAGTTCCTCATCTGActtcaatgaaaataaaatatctGAGGGATTATATAACTGTAATAGATTCCAATGGTGTGAAAATTGCACCTTGCAAACTGTAGAGAAAGTTCCTTTTCCATGGGTTTCTTGCTGCTTAAGAAACCTACGTTGTTTATCATGCAAAAAAGGAACTCATGGCTGTCTCACCATAATAAGTAATGGAGTTTGCAAACAGTGTAACAGAAGCAATATCTACCAAATTTGTACTGGGTCTTATAAACATTTGTCTGGATGCACTAATGCTGAAGAAAGTACCATTCAAGCTTGCAGTGAACCTCCAGATGAAGAAACttgcagcatagaaacaccaaAATCTTCAGCCTTCCCAGGTAATGTCACAGATTATAGTAAACCACGAAGTCCATCCCCTCCACCTTTATCACCAGTAAGAACTGATGAATTTGAAATTGATGAAATGAGCAAAACTGCTTCAGCTTTCAATGCTGATAGTATTGAGCTTGCCATTActcaccctccctctctttcaccAGAAGAGGAAAAGGATTATGACCCAGTAGTCTCAGGCCAAACACACAAGTCAAAATTTGCAGAAAAATTCGAGGAAGGAATAGATGGGTTTGTGGCAGTTGGTGAAATTAGTAGATCATCAGATTCTGAGAATGATCTGGAAAAAGGTGAAAATTCTGCTTCTTTTCAGGAGGTAATGGAACGAATAAATGAAAAGTTGAAAACAATAGAAACAACAGATGATGGCCAAATTTTGGCTGATCTCTTCAACAATGATTCTTACCAAGGCAGTAATGGTAGTTTTAAGTTGAGAGAAATTGCAGCCACTTTGCTACACAAAGCAAAGGTCAGCGATTATAGCCTAATGGAGTTACTTAGGCAGCATGAGGAAAACCGAATAATTCAAACACGTTTTCGGAAACGTCAAGAAACATTAATTGCTCTGCACAACTCTCCAGATTCTCCATTGTCTCGACGTCAAACAGTGCAAATAAAGAGGGACCTTGCAAATCTTGACCAGCTTTTTTCAAGTAAGAAATCGGCATCTGAAAAATTTGGAAAGCGGCTAGCAAGGAGCAGCACTAGAGATGCGTGCTCACTAGCCAGAGAATATTCACCCATCAGTGAAGATTTCCAAAGTGTGAACAACTTAAATAAATATTGTGGTGGTTTCCATGATCAGTGCAAAACTGAATTCAAGAGTTTATCTGAAGAGCATGTATCGGGTGGATCAAGAGATGTGACAGAATGCATAAATTCACCAGAGAGTTCAGACTTGGATCTGTTCAACATTCTTGAGGTAACTGAAATGGATGTCGAAACTCCCAGTGATAGCACTGATAACTTGGTAGTCGATCCTGGTTATAAAGATGTGCCTGTGGTCTTGCAAAATTCTGAGAAGATAGATTGTATGTCAAATATTGGCAGGGCCAAACGAAATATTCTGCCACCAGAAAGGTTTTCTATATACATTACTGAGCCTAGAAAAATGTTTTATGCTGCTTGTTTTTCAGAAAATCCCCAGCGTAAACCTGTTAAGGCAAAAAAACCTGATCTGGGCTATGAGGGTAGTGCTAGTGAAATGTCTAACACTGACAGCCCCATGAAGCAAGAGCTACTCAATGGACAGGACAATATAATTGTATATGAAGTGACTGAAAGCTTAGAAGTATCCACTTCTAGTCAGTCTGAACTTATAAAGGGCAAAAATAGCATAAGCAATGAAAATCGTGGAAATAAGCCTAATATACCTGAGGTGGTACCAAATGAACTTGTGGATCAATGTAACAATAAAATACAAAAGACAACTACAGTGTTGAGCACTGACCCAGTGGAAGCAGTTTGTTCCATGGAATGTAATGGCCCTGCACAATCTGATATTTGTATTAATTTTTGCACTAAGGATTACTCAAAATTTGTCGATAAGCATGGAATTTTGGAGAATGCAGTAAACCATTTACTGTCCGGTTCACCTGAATCCGGAGCTGCAAATATGCTTGAGTCTAATTCACTTTTAGGCAGTGACTACCTGAGTGTAATTTCCCCATTGCAGCAAAAAGACTCTGCCGAGGAATTTGTTGGCAAGCCTGATGGTCTACAACGTGCAGCTTGTGAATGCTCAGTTTTTGAGAATACTAATTCTACAAATAAAACAGGTCAGAATTGTCCAAGTAGCTACAACAGCCCCATAAAACTAATGTTTCTGTCTAAAATAAGTAGTGAAAAAGGAATTAAATATACGCTGAAGTCTGTAAACTCTTCTAAGATTGACACAACCAGCTGTATTTCAAACCTTGATCTTGATGTTCTTCTTAAAACACCAGAGGAAAGTAATTCATTCACCGCTGAAAGTAGTAACACGCCAGAATATTTCCCAAACCCATGTCCTAAAAGTGGTGATACAGTGGAATATTTCCCAAATTCAGTAGCTGAAAGTAGTCATGCAGCAGAATGTTTGCAGAGTTGTTCAGAAAGTTCACCTGCCTGTGAGGAAGTTAATTGTAATGTTGAAATGGAAACCTGTAGTTATAATAGTTCTGCATTTCGTTCCAACAGTTTTACAAGAAAAGCTGCAGTTGAAATTACCGATCAAATAATAGAATTGGCAGCAACTCCAAAGGAAATAGACGAATCTATTCTAAAACGCAAGCCTGGTCGTCCCAAAAAACTAGGCCCACCTGTGGAAAAACAGATTAAAAGGCCAAAGGGCAGACCACCTAAACCTAAAATAGAACTGCCTGAACCTGTTGAATGCACAGCTGAAGCTCCAGATACTGGAAAAGTCAGTACATTACGTTTATCTTCCACAGATGATAGCCGCAATATTAGAATTACAGTTGTCTATGGAAGATCGAGACGGTTCAGAAGGTTTGTGTCCAAGAATGATAAAATTGTCATTAATGCTACTAAGAGTGATTTAAATCAAACTTCTGAGAAACAAATAGAAGAAATGGTGCAGGGGTCTGCAGAGGAATTTTTTGGTAAGCCTCCTAGTTCTGCATCTGTGACCCAAGGTGAAAATCGATTTGATTTAGTGAGACCCATTAAAGATAAAACTGTTTTGCTTCACAGCAGTGGCAATGCTATTTGTCCAAATAGTAAGCCGACTGCTCTTAAAACTTCTAACAGTGGACAGCGAAAGCCTGGGCGCCCTGcaaaagttaaaatttcaggtatATCAGTAACTGTTGATGCAGTATCACCTCAGGAAAGAAAAGTCAGTATTAATAGTGTATTACCTCCATTGGTCCAAGAGTATTCACCGTCAAATAAATTGTCTGTAGATGCATCAAACGAAGATGGTGAATCATCTGCAATAATACAAAATGATTGTGGAATAAGCTCAAAGGATAGTCTTGGTGACAAGAAAGCAAAATCTGTCCTACCCTTGAGACATTCTGTTAGACTCAAAAAACCATCTCTACACTTCCTGCATTCTTTCGCAAGCTCCAGTTCATTTTCTCAAAGTAATGCTTTGGTACACAAATCTCGGAAAGTGCTTTTAAACAAACCAGGGAATGAACTtgctaaaaacagaaatttggaTATTACTATTGTATCTGAAAACATCACCTCAAATCTTCCATCAGTGAATAAGAAAGAGGAAACCACAAATGAAGTAGCTGAATTTGGCTGTAGTTCGGAACTATCAGCAGATCCCATTTTTGTGTCAAGCGCTTCACTGAAATGGTGGCACACCTCCATTTCAAAACAAACTTTGCAGGAAGAACTTGACAAACAATTTGAACTGGTCAACCATGGTTGGCTGCCTGTTGATCCTGCAGAATTGAATAATTCTGACAAAAGAAAATACCCAGGTCACTTAGATAGAGTAACTAAATCTGTGGTGATTGTGGGTGACGATAAGCATGTTCAAGTTTCTCCAGTCCAAATGTTGTTTCAGAAAAATTGTAATATGGATAAAATTTGTGCATGGTTCATGCAAACAACAGAAACTCATTCATTATCTATTGTAAGAAAAGAGAATGCACGTGATCCTATTGAAGTTCTGAATGCTAATGGAGTTTTAACAGCAGGAAGTCAAGTTAATACTTGTTCGAATCCTCAAGCGGAGCATTTAAAAAAGCACCTTAAAAAATTTGCACTAGAATCTCCTGTAAAACCAAGAACGCACTTCCCTCCTTCAAGCAGAATGTCCAATTTAAAAGTCTGTAAAGACAGAAGGAAGCTTTTACGACTTTGCTGTAAACCACAACATTCAAGCCACAAAGAATTGTCACAGCATCGTAGAGTTCAGTATGAACAGTGGAAATCTGTTTGGAAATGTGTAAGTGGAAATCCACAGTACCAAAATCTTAAGCCAAGCACCATGAAAACAGCAGTCAGCAAAAACAGTAAGAAAACTGAGCTTGAAATTAATAGCTTTCCACCTGAAGGAGAGCCAGTATTAATGGCCAGTCGAAAGGAAAATGAAAGCAAAGATAAACTTAAACCTGTAAATAGCGTAGATGTTGGTTTATCTGACTGTGCCACCGTACAGAACTTAAATTCAACAAACTACCCCAAATGCAAAAGAACTGAAAAATTTGAATCCTTAGCAGAAGATTCAGAACAAGAGTCAGTTCTGGAGGGGCAACACAAAAccactttccaaaatgcaaactgGAAACTGGGCAATTTTAAAGAGTGTAGGGTATTTCTAAGAAAGATAAACTCTCTGGAACAGAGCCATTTTAGAAATTATGATGCCTGGCAGCAGTccaaaaatagattatctgatACTAAAGGCACAAGTAACCTTCAGAGGTACACTGAAGAACATAATGATTCTTGTGGTGAAGTTAATGCATTTGAAACACAAAGCTCACACTCTACAGGTCCTACTTTATATGAACTGAAAGGGAAGAGAAAGCACAAAGAAAGGACAAGTAATGAGACTGGATTAAGCAGTTTGCCATCTAAAAAAGTTCAGCACTTTCCCAGCAAATGGTCAATGCCCTGCCACATTGACAGCGATCACTTTCCTTCATTGAGTAGCAACAGTAACCCagtcaaagaaaataaatcacaaaagGAAAATGCAGAAATAGTGAAGAGTAATGCAGGGAAAAGGAAAAGATGCCAAGATGTGAGTACAactgcagcaacagtgaagaggCTGAGACGATCATCTGTTGAACAAAGACTACCATATAATCAATTACAGTTTCAAATAG GAAACTCGAGTTGA